One stretch of Rhodohalobacter mucosus DNA includes these proteins:
- a CDS encoding SDR family NAD(P)-dependent oxidoreductase: MRLKGKTAVITGGAGGIGLETARIFLQEGAEGIMLIDLNEDRLKDAAKSLESEKVYYFTADVSDNDDVKAYTEKAIDKMGKIDILFLNAGIEGVVKPLTEYPEEIYDKVLAVNVKGVWLGLKHGFPHMKKNGGGSVIITSSVAGMQGTPNVMAYVTSKHAVIGSMRVAALEGAADGIRVNSIHPSPVDNRMMRSLEEGFAPGEAEQAKKGFEQMIPLGRYATNDEIATAALFLASDDSKFITGAILPVDGGLTV, from the coding sequence ATGAGACTAAAAGGAAAAACAGCCGTCATAACAGGAGGTGCCGGCGGAATCGGATTGGAGACAGCCAGGATTTTTTTGCAGGAAGGAGCGGAAGGCATTATGCTGATCGATCTGAATGAGGACCGGCTCAAAGATGCTGCAAAATCACTGGAATCGGAAAAAGTGTACTATTTTACAGCAGATGTTTCTGACAATGATGACGTAAAGGCGTATACCGAAAAAGCGATCGATAAGATGGGCAAAATCGATATCCTTTTCCTGAATGCAGGAATCGAAGGTGTGGTTAAGCCGCTTACAGAATATCCCGAAGAAATTTATGACAAAGTGCTGGCCGTAAATGTTAAAGGAGTCTGGCTCGGGCTGAAGCACGGTTTCCCGCATATGAAGAAAAACGGCGGAGGGAGCGTGATCATCACGTCATCTGTTGCAGGCATGCAGGGTACACCCAACGTAATGGCGTATGTAACCAGTAAGCATGCCGTTATTGGCTCTATGCGCGTAGCAGCCCTTGAGGGTGCCGCAGATGGCATCCGTGTAAACTCCATTCACCCATCACCGGTGGACAACCGTATGATGAGGTCGCTGGAAGAGGGATTTGCACCGGGCGAAGCAGAACAGGCAAAAAAAGGTTTCGAGCAGATGATTCCGCTCGGACGCTATGCCACTAACGACGAAATCGCTACGGCGGCGCTCTTTTTGGCATCAGACGACAGCAAGTTCATAACCGGTGCCATACTTCCTGTTGACGGCGGTCTTACAGTCTGA
- the fadJ gene encoding fatty acid oxidation complex subunit alpha FadJ, with protein MTTEAKTNILHTEIIDGVAVVTLDTPDEKVNKLNEELIEEFSELLDRLESDDSLNGALLVSGKDENFIAGADIEMFKTRDTAEEMAKLSWTGHEILLRVEKCKKPIVAGIHGSCMGGGTELALACHYRIVSDHNATKIGLPEVKLGLLPGMGGTQRLPRLIGIQKALTYMLTGKNMYSYQARKTGFADEVIHQHAIRDAGIKAVKKLRDKKADHPDKRSFAEKALESNPIGRSILFNQALKRTMKETRGNYPAPPKIIESVKYGFKNGLDAGLKNESLLFGELAVTPESRALVNLFFGMNAAKKNPLDDKKREVKRIAVLGAGLMGSGIAEVSAEEGYHVWLKDQTMENAMEGEAEIEKNLEKKVSKRILSSFEKDEKMSLIHPTTTYNGFENIDLVIEAVFEDLDLKQKIVNEVESAGSENTIFASNTSSLPISDIAAKSERPEQIIGMHYFSPVQKMPLLEIIKTDKTADWVTATAFEVGLKQGKTVIVVNDGPGFYTTRILAPFMNEALLLLEEGASIEQLDSAMKDFGFPVGPVALFDEVGIDVGAHVADTLSDIFEERGAKTSKKAAELVDKGYKGRKNGKGFYVYESGSGDKKKKKEVNTEIYSFFGGSDRRSFPENEIQKRLTLMMVNEAVYCLQENILQSATDGDLGAILGLGFPPFLGGPFRYIDHEGPDKIIEWMSTLQNDHGDRFKPAGLLIDKNKSGRRFHPE; from the coding sequence ATGACAACTGAAGCCAAAACCAACATCCTGCATACCGAGATCATTGACGGCGTTGCTGTGGTTACGCTCGACACGCCAGACGAAAAGGTAAACAAGCTCAATGAAGAGCTGATTGAGGAGTTTTCGGAGCTGTTGGACCGGCTGGAATCGGATGACTCCCTGAATGGAGCCCTTCTCGTAAGCGGGAAGGATGAAAATTTCATTGCGGGAGCCGATATCGAGATGTTCAAAACCCGAGATACTGCTGAAGAGATGGCGAAGCTGAGCTGGACGGGTCACGAGATCCTGCTGCGTGTCGAAAAATGCAAAAAACCGATCGTGGCCGGTATTCACGGATCATGCATGGGTGGCGGAACCGAACTGGCGCTAGCCTGCCACTACCGCATCGTCTCCGATCACAATGCCACAAAAATTGGTCTGCCCGAAGTTAAGCTGGGACTTCTCCCCGGAATGGGCGGCACCCAGCGTTTGCCCAGGCTAATAGGGATCCAGAAAGCGCTCACCTACATGCTTACCGGGAAAAATATGTACAGCTATCAGGCGCGAAAAACAGGTTTCGCAGACGAAGTTATTCATCAACACGCTATCCGGGATGCGGGGATCAAGGCTGTAAAAAAATTGCGGGACAAAAAGGCAGATCACCCAGACAAACGTTCATTCGCTGAAAAAGCCCTGGAGAGCAACCCCATCGGACGCAGTATCCTCTTTAACCAGGCGCTGAAACGTACCATGAAAGAGACGCGGGGTAATTACCCGGCTCCTCCCAAAATTATTGAGAGCGTAAAATACGGATTCAAAAACGGATTGGACGCAGGGCTTAAAAATGAATCCCTTTTGTTTGGCGAGTTGGCCGTGACTCCTGAATCGCGGGCCCTGGTGAACCTCTTTTTCGGTATGAATGCCGCCAAAAAGAACCCGCTTGACGATAAGAAGCGTGAGGTGAAGCGCATCGCAGTTCTGGGGGCCGGACTTATGGGCTCAGGTATTGCTGAAGTGAGTGCGGAAGAAGGGTATCATGTATGGCTGAAGGACCAGACCATGGAAAATGCCATGGAAGGCGAAGCGGAGATCGAGAAAAATCTCGAAAAAAAGGTTTCCAAGCGGATTCTCTCCTCTTTTGAGAAAGATGAAAAAATGAGCCTGATTCACCCCACCACCACCTACAACGGATTTGAGAATATCGACCTTGTGATTGAAGCCGTGTTTGAAGATCTGGACCTGAAGCAGAAAATCGTGAATGAAGTGGAGTCGGCAGGATCCGAAAACACCATCTTCGCCTCAAATACATCGTCGCTGCCGATCTCAGATATCGCTGCAAAATCTGAGCGGCCTGAACAGATTATCGGTATGCACTACTTTTCGCCGGTTCAGAAGATGCCCCTACTGGAGATCATCAAAACGGATAAAACAGCCGATTGGGTTACTGCTACTGCGTTTGAGGTTGGGCTGAAACAAGGGAAAACCGTTATTGTTGTGAATGACGGCCCCGGATTCTATACCACCAGAATTCTTGCCCCATTTATGAATGAAGCGCTTCTGCTTCTCGAGGAGGGAGCCTCCATTGAACAGCTCGACAGTGCCATGAAGGATTTTGGTTTCCCGGTAGGTCCCGTTGCCCTGTTTGATGAGGTGGGAATCGATGTGGGAGCGCACGTTGCCGACACACTAAGCGACATTTTCGAAGAGCGTGGTGCAAAAACCAGCAAGAAGGCTGCGGAACTGGTGGATAAAGGCTACAAGGGAAGAAAGAACGGCAAAGGCTTTTACGTATATGAGTCCGGTTCGGGTGATAAGAAAAAGAAAAAAGAGGTCAATACGGAGATCTACTCCTTCTTTGGAGGATCTGACCGCAGGTCGTTTCCTGAAAATGAAATCCAGAAGCGGCTGACTCTGATGATGGTAAATGAGGCTGTTTACTGTCTGCAGGAGAATATTCTGCAAAGTGCGACAGACGGTGATCTGGGTGCCATACTCGGCTTGGGATTCCCGCCCTTTCTGGGAGGACCGTTTCGCTACATCGACCATGAAGGCCCGGACAAGATCATCGAATGGATGAGTACCCTTCAAAATGATCACGGCGACCGGTTCAAACCTGCCGGTTTGCTGATTGATAAGAACAAAAGCGGTAGGCGGTTTCACCCGGAGTGA
- a CDS encoding SAM-dependent methyltransferase, which produces MKEFWNDRYSTESYVYGKEPNRFFRKQIDSLKPGQLLLPGEGEGRNAVYAAKKGWEVTAFDYSEQAKKKALDFARAEGVSIQYEIRSADDWKENKATFDAAALIFVHLPKDIFKQLIEKILVSLKSGGKLIIEGYSVAQLGHDSGGPKDPDLLYDAKHLRSLLEPTEINLFEEIETDLDEGSYHRGKAMVIRAVVTIP; this is translated from the coding sequence ATGAAAGAGTTCTGGAATGACAGGTATTCCACCGAAAGCTATGTTTACGGCAAGGAGCCCAATCGTTTCTTCAGGAAACAGATTGACAGTCTGAAGCCCGGACAACTTCTATTGCCGGGTGAAGGAGAAGGCAGGAATGCGGTATATGCAGCAAAAAAGGGATGGGAGGTTACGGCATTTGATTACAGTGAACAGGCCAAAAAGAAAGCGCTGGATTTTGCGCGGGCAGAAGGTGTCTCGATTCAATATGAAATCCGTTCAGCGGATGATTGGAAAGAGAATAAGGCAACATTTGATGCGGCAGCCCTCATTTTTGTTCACCTGCCGAAAGATATCTTTAAGCAGCTTATTGAGAAGATTTTGGTTTCTCTAAAAAGCGGTGGCAAGCTGATCATAGAGGGGTATTCTGTTGCGCAGCTGGGCCATGATTCAGGTGGTCCCAAAGACCCGGATTTGCTATATGATGCAAAGCATCTTCGATCCCTTTTGGAACCCACAGAAATCAATCTTTTTGAAGAAATTGAAACGGACCTGGATGAAGGCAGTTATCACCGGGGTAAAGCGATGGTGATTCGGGCTGTTGTCACAATTCCATGA
- a CDS encoding acetyl-CoA C-acyltransferase, translating into MSESSKNREAVFIDGGRTPFLRSQTEFKKLTSFDLGRIAVSGLISKSMLEEELVDHIWYGNVIQDINTSNVAREISIAAGLPDSIPATTVSMACISSNVALTSAVNAIATGNIHCSIVGGVEVMSDIPIRFRKRFRQKLLESQKYRSFSDWLGFFKGLRPSDLLPEIPSISEYSTGETMGQSCDKMAAKFGVTREEQDAFALRSHLRAAKATDGGQIEKEIIPVSVHNGNKVVQKDNGVRGDSTMEKLSSLRPAFVKPHGTVTAGNASFLTDGASAALVMEKEFALSHGYTPKAVIRNYKYVARRPDDELLIGPALAVPQVLDEMNLSMEDVDVFEFHEAFAGQMVTVLKALASDDFAKNRLGRERAAGDVPMDKLNVYGGSLSIGHPFAATGIRLVTTAANRLIDEGGRYALIAACAAGGQGHAMVIERFSSE; encoded by the coding sequence ATGAGTGAATCCTCAAAGAACCGTGAAGCTGTATTCATAGACGGAGGCAGAACGCCTTTTCTGAGATCTCAGACAGAGTTTAAAAAATTGACATCCTTTGACCTGGGGCGTATCGCCGTATCGGGCCTGATCAGCAAATCCATGCTCGAGGAGGAGCTTGTGGATCATATCTGGTACGGCAATGTGATACAGGATATCAACACCAGCAATGTGGCCAGGGAGATCTCCATAGCGGCAGGCCTGCCCGATAGCATTCCCGCCACAACGGTATCGATGGCCTGCATATCATCCAATGTGGCGCTTACGTCCGCTGTCAACGCTATTGCAACCGGAAATATTCACTGTTCCATTGTAGGCGGTGTGGAGGTAATGAGCGATATTCCGATCCGGTTCAGAAAGAGATTCCGGCAGAAGCTGCTGGAATCACAAAAGTATCGCAGCTTTTCCGATTGGCTCGGTTTTTTCAAGGGGCTGCGGCCGTCCGACCTTCTGCCTGAGATACCTTCCATTTCGGAATACTCAACCGGTGAAACAATGGGACAGAGCTGTGACAAAATGGCTGCCAAGTTCGGCGTTACCCGTGAAGAACAGGATGCCTTTGCGCTCCGATCTCATCTGAGGGCCGCGAAGGCGACCGACGGGGGTCAGATTGAAAAGGAAATTATCCCGGTGTCGGTTCATAACGGCAACAAGGTGGTTCAGAAAGACAATGGCGTGCGCGGCGACAGTACAATGGAGAAGCTCTCCTCCCTTCGTCCGGCCTTTGTGAAACCGCACGGCACCGTAACGGCAGGAAACGCATCCTTTCTGACCGACGGCGCCTCCGCGGCCCTGGTAATGGAAAAAGAGTTCGCCCTGAGCCATGGGTACACCCCCAAAGCAGTCATCCGAAACTATAAATACGTAGCACGCCGGCCGGATGACGAACTGCTGATTGGACCTGCTCTCGCGGTCCCCCAGGTTCTGGATGAGATGAATCTCAGCATGGAAGATGTCGATGTATTTGAGTTCCATGAGGCGTTTGCAGGCCAGATGGTTACGGTACTTAAAGCCCTGGCGAGTGATGATTTTGCAAAAAACCGGCTCGGCCGTGAGCGTGCAGCGGGTGATGTACCCATGGATAAGCTGAATGTGTATGGCGGATCCCTCTCCATCGGGCACCCTTTTGCCGCAACCGGAATCCGCCTTGTAACCACGGCAGCCAACCGTCTGATCGATGAAGGCGGACGCTACGCCCTCATTGCCGCCTGTGCCGCCGGAGGCCAGGGCCATGCAATGGTGATTGAGAGGTTTAGTAGTGAGTAG